Proteins from a genomic interval of Eschrichtius robustus isolate mEscRob2 chromosome 18, mEscRob2.pri, whole genome shotgun sequence:
- the PCDH20 gene encoding protocadherin-20: MRGRGDACSSRALPVSWRPATWHPRLDMGRLSRSRSSTSHRNLPHLLLFFLFVGPFNCLASYSRATELLYSLNEGLPAGVLIGSLAEDLRLVPGAGRQDTQSQPPEHSGAERNPPLSFSLASQGLSGQYVTLDNRSGELHTSAQEIDREALCLEGGGGAAWGGSISISSSPSADSCLLLLDVLVLPQEYFRFVKVKIAIRDINDNAPQFPVSEISVWVPENAPVNTRLAIEHPAMDRDIGTNGVQTYRLLDYHRMFTLDVEENENGERTPYLIVMGLLDRETQDQYVSIIIAEDGGSPPLLGSATLTIGISDINDNCPLFTDSQINVTMYGNATVGTPIVAVQAVDRDLGNNAQITYSYSQKVPQASKDLFHLDENTGVIKLFSKIGGSVLQTHKLTILANGPGCIPAVITALVTIIKVIFRPPEIVPRYIVNEIDGIVYLKELEPVNTPIAFFTIRDPEGKYKVNCYLDGEGPFRLSPYKPYSNEYLLETTKPMDYELQQFYEIAVVAWNSEGFHVKKMIKVQLLDDNDNAPIFLQPLVELTIEENNSPNAFLTKLDATDADSGERGQVSYFLGPDAPSYFSLDSVTGVLTVSTQLDREEKEKYKYTVRAVDSGKPPKESVATVAITVLDKNDNSPRFINKDFSFFVPENFPGYGEIGVISVTDADAGQNGWVALSVVNQSDIFVIDTGKGMLRAKVSLDREQQSSYTLWVEAVDGGEPPLSSTTKITILLLDINDNPPLVLFPQSNMSYLLVLPSTLPGSPVTEVYAVDKDTGMNAVIVYSIIGRRGPRPESFRIDPKTGNITLEEALLQTDYGLHRLLVKVSDHGYPEPLHSTVMVNLFVNDTVSNESYIESLLRKEPEINIEEKEPQISIEPTHRKVEPVSCMPTLVALSVISLGSITLITGMGIYICLRGKRHHREDENLEVQIPLKGKIDLHMRERKPMDISNI; the protein is encoded by the exons ATGCGCGGCCGAGGGGATGCGTGCAGCTCGCGGGCCCTGCCAGTGAGCTGGCGCCCGGCAACCTGGCACCCGCGCCTGGATATGGGGCGTCTAAGTCGTTCCAGGAGCAGCACCAGCCACAGAAACCTACCG CATCTGCTTCTGTTTTTCCTCTTCGTGGGACCCTTCAACTGCCTAGCGAGTTACAGCCGCGCCACGGAGCTTCTGTACAGCCTGAACGAGGGACTGCCCGCGGGGGTGCTCATCGGCAGCCTGGCCGAGGACCTGCGGCTGGTGCCCGGTGCAGGGAGGCAGGACACGCAGTCGCAGCCCCCGGAGCACAGCGGCGCCGAGCGGAACCCTCCTCTCTCCTTCAGCCTGGCCTCCCAGGGACTGAGTGGCCAGTACGTGACCCTGGACAACCGCTCCGGGGAGCTGCACACTTCTGCCCAGGAGATCGACAGGGAGGCCCTGTGTCTTGAAGGAGGTGGAGGGGCTGCCTGGGGGGGCAGCATTTCCATCTCCTCTTCGCCTTCCGCTGACTCTTGTCTTTTGCTTCTGGATGTACTGGTCCTGCCTCAGGAATACTTTAGGTTTGTGAAGGTGAAAATCGCTATCCGGGACATCAATGACAATGCCCCACAGTTCCCTGTTTCCGAAATATCGGTTTGGGTCCCAGAAAATGCACCTGTAAACACCCGGCTGGCCATAGAGCATCCTGCCATGGACCGAGATATAGGCACTAATGGAGTTCAGACCTACCGCTTGCTGGACTACCATCGTATGTTCACCCTGGACGTGGAGGAGAATGAGAATGGGGAGCGAACCCCCTACCTAATTGTCATGGGACTGTTGGACAGGGAGACCCAGGACCAGTATGTGAGCATCATCATAGCTGAGGATGGTGGGTCTCCACCACTGTTGGGCAGTGCCACCCTCACCATTGGCATAAGTGACATTAATGACAATTGCCCTCTCTTCACAGACTCACAAATCAATGTCACTATGTATGGGAATGCTACAGTGGGCACACCAATTGTAGCTGTCCAGGCTGTGGACAGAGACTTGGGAAACAATGCTCAGATCACCTACTCTTACAGCCAGAAAGTTCCACAAGCATCCAAGGATTTATTCCATCTGGATGAAAACACTGGAGTCATTAAACTTTTCAGTAAGATTGGGGGAAGTGTTCTGCAAACACACAAGCTCACCATTCTTGCTAATGGGCCAGGCTGCATCCCTGCTGTGATAACTGCCCTGGTGACCATTATCAAAGTCATTTTCAGACCACCTGAAATTGTCCCTCGTTATATAGTGAATGAGATAGATGGTATTGTTTACCTGAAAGAACTGGAACCTGTTAACACTCCAATTGCATTTTTCACCATAAGAGATCCAGAAGGTAAATACAAGGTGAACTGCTACTTGGATGGTGAAGGACCATTTAGGTTATCACCCTACAAACCATACAGTAATGAGTATCTGCTAGAAACCACAAAACCTATGGATTATGAGCTACAGCAGTTCTATGAAATAGCTGTGGTAGCCTGGAACTCTGAGGGATTTCATGtcaaaaaaatgattaaagtgcAACTTTTAGATGACAATGATAATGCTCCTATTTTCCTTCAACCCTTGGTGGAACTAACCATTGAAGAAAACAACTCACCCAATGCCTTTTTGACTAAGCTAGATGCTACAGATGCTGACAGTGGAGAGAGGGGACAAGTTTCATATTTTCTGGGACCTGATGCTCCATCATATTTTTCCTTAGACAGTGTCACAGGAGTTCTGACAGTTTCTACTCAGCTGGAtcgagaagagaaagaaaagtacaagTACACAGTCAGAGCTGTTGACTCTGGGAAGCCACCCAAAGAATCAGTAGCCACCGTGGCTATCACAGTGTTGGATAAAAATGACAACAGTCCTAGGTTCATCAACAAGGACTTCAGCTTCTTTGTGCCAGAAAACTTTCCAGGATATGGTGAAATTGGAGTAATTAGTGTAACAGATGCCGATGCTGGGCAAAATGGATGGGTTGCCCTCTCCGTGGTGAACCAGAGTGATATTTTTGTCATAGACACAGGAAAGGGCATGCTGAGAGCCAAAGTCTCTTTGGACAGAGAGCAGCAAAGCTCCTATACTTTGTGGGTTGAAGCTGTTGATGGAGGTGAGCCTCCCCTCTCCTCTACCACAAAAATCACAATTCTCCTTCTAGATATCAATGACAACCCACCTCTTGTTTTATTTCCTCAATCTAATATGTCTTACCTGTTGGTCTTACCTTCTACTCTCCCTGGCTCCCCAGTTACAGAGGTCTATGCAGTTGACAAAGACACAGGCATGAATGCTGTCATAGTTTACAGCATCATAGGGAGAAGAGGTCCTAGGCCTGAGTCCTTTAGGATTGACCCTAAAACTGGCAACATTACTTTGGAGGAGGCATTGCTGCAGACAGATTATGGGCTCCATCGTTTACTGGTGAAAGTGAGTGATCATGGTTATCCCGAACCTCTCCATTCCACAGTCATGGTGAACCTATTTGTCAATGACACTGTCAGTAATGAGAGCTACATTGAGAGTCTTTTAAGAAAGGAACCAGAAATTAACATAGAGGAGAAAGAACCACAGATCTCAATAGAACCGACTCATAGGAAAGTTGAGCCTGTGTCTTGTATGCCCACCTTAGTAGCTCTGTCTGTAATAAGCTTGGGTTCTATCACTCTCATAACAGGGATGGGCATATACATCTGTTTGAGAGGGAAAAGGCATCACAGGGAGGATGAAAATTTGGAAGTACAAAttccattaaaaggaaaaattgacttGCATATGAGAGAGAGGAAACCAATGGATATTtctaatatttga